Part of the Pontibaca methylaminivorans genome, TCGAGTTCGGGAAATTCGGCCTCGAGCCGCTGCACCGCCGCCAGATTGATGGAAATGTCCTCGCGGATCGCCGTATGCGGACAGCCGCCGGTTTCCACCCCGAGGATCCGCCCGGGCGGCAGCGCGCCCGCACGGGTCAGGATCTGCGCATCTTCCTGCGTGTAGATGTCGTTGGTGATGACCGCGACCTCGCAGCGGTCGCGCAGCGCCGTGCACAGGGCCTGCACCAGTGCCGTCTTGCCGCTGCCGACGGGGCCGCCGATTCCGACGCGCAAGGGGCCATGTGTTCTGCTCATGATCGAAACAGCCTCGCATGTTGGGTTTCATGATGCTGGGATGCAATGTCCGTCAGCAGCGCGGCCGAGCCGACGTCCGAGGCATCGGCCTCCATCGCTTCCGCAGCGACGTTACGGGTCACCGGCTCAAGCATGCGCAGAATCCGCAGCCAGTCGCTCTGCCCGAGCGGGATGAGGCGCACGCCGGCCGACACCAGCGCCGCCGCGAATCCCTGCAGGAATGTGACCGTAAGCGCATCGAGCGGCATGTCGTGGACCGCCCCGGCGATACCGGCCGCGATCGGGGCGGGGATGTCGGCCGGGCAGATTTTCGCGAACTCATCAAGATCAGGATGCGGCCAGCCGGTCCTGACCGCCGCGAGAAAGGCATCGCCCTGCTCAAGGCATTCGATGCGGCGCTCGGCGGTCGGCTGGAGCGCGGCGGCAAATACCGTGGTCTCTTCCAGCGCGGCCCAGTCGCGCGCGCGCATCTGTCGCCATGCGGTGCAGAGAAACACCGCCTCGGACCGCGCGGCCCCGTGGCGGAGCACCCCTTCCAACCAGTCGAAAAGCGTCTCTGCATCATCTACCGCCGCCGTTTCGACCAGCCACTCCAGCCCGTGGCTGTAGCTGAAGGCGCCGGTCGGGAAAGCCGGGGAAAACCAGATCTGCAACCATTGCAGCGCCTCCGGCGCCAGGATGAACCGTTCATTGGTGGCACCGGCTGGCCGTGCGTTCCAGGTGGTCATGGATGATCGTGGTCGTGATGGTGATGGCCATGGTCGTGCTCACCATGATGGTGATGATGCCCGCCGGCAAAGGCCCCGCCTTCGGGATCGAAAGGCGCCTCGATCTCCTGCGTGCTGCCGCCAAGCCCCTGAACCATGTCGCGGATCACATGATCGAACCGGATCCGCAGCCGATCGCCCAGAAGCTGCGTCGGCAGATGCCGGTTGCCAAGGTGCCAGGCAATGCGGATCAGGGCAGCCATATCCGGCGCGGTGATCTCGATCAGGCTCTCGGCGGCTGACTCCACGACGACGATGCGCCCGTCTCCCAGCACCAGCCCGTCGCCGCTGCGCAATGTCGCCGCCCGGGGCAGGTCCAGCAGAAAGGAAAGCCCTGCCTCGCCATGCAGCATGTGCCGCCGCCGGTGCCGTCGATCGAAGTCGAGCCGTACCGTATCGGCCGCGCTTTCGCGGTCCCAGCTGCCGGCGGGGCGGATTTCACTGCAAGTCAGCATATGCGTCACCTAGAACAGGAAATAGCGTTGCGCCATCGGCACCACATCGAGCGGATCGCAGGTCAGCAATTCGCCATCGGCGCGCACCTCGTATGTTTCGGGATCGACCTCGATATGCGGAACGGCCGAATTATGCACGAGATCCGCCTTGCTGATGCCGCCACGCATGTTGGTGACCGGCAGGGTCGCCTTCGCCAGCCCGAGTCTTGCACCCACCCCCGCATCCTGCGCGAAGGCGCTCACGAATGTGACGGCACAGGCGCCGATGGCGCCGCCGAAGGCGCCGAACATCGGCCGGTAATGCACCGGCTGCGGGGTCGAGATCGAGGCATTCGCATCCCCCATCAGCGCCATGGCGATCATGCCCATCTTGATGGTCAGGTCGGGCTTCACGCCGAAGAATGCCGGCGACCAGAGCACGAGATCGGCCATCTTGCCGACCTCGACCGAGCCCAGATGTTCCGACAATCCATGCGCGATGGCCGGGTTGATGTTCAGCTTGGCGATATAGCGTTTGACGCGGACATTGTCGTTGTCGCCGGTTTCCTCGGGCAGCCGCCCGCGCTGGAGGCGCATCTTGTGCGCGGTCTGGATCGTGCGCAGCACCACTTCGCCGACCCTTCCCATGGCCTGACTGTCCGAAGACATGATCGAGATCGCCCCCATGTCATGGAGGATGTCCTCGGCGGCGATGGTTTCGCGGCGGATGCGGCTTTCGGCAAAGGCCAGATCCTCGGGGATGTTGGGATCGAGGTTATGCGCCGTCATCACCATGTCGAGATGTTCGTCGATGGTGTTGCGGGTAAAGGGCATGGTCGGGTTGGTCGAGGCCGGCAGGACATGAGGCAGCCCGGCCAGGCGGATGATATCCGGCGCGTGGCCGCCCCCCGCCCCTTCGGTATGGAAGGAATGGATGGTGCGCCCCTTCATGGCCGCGATCGTATCCTCGACAAAGCCCGATTCATTCAGCGAATCCGCATGCAGCATCACCTGCACGTCATAATCGTCCGCCACCGAAAGGCAGCAGTCGATGGTGGCCGGGGTCGCGGCCCAGTCCTCGTGGATCTTGAGGCATCCGGCCCCGGCCTCGATCTGTTCGGCCAGGGCGCGGGGGCTTGAGGAGCTTCCCTTGCCGGAGACGACGAAATTCATCGGAAAGCCGTCAAGCGCCTGCAGCATGCGCGAGATATGCCAGGGGCCCGGGGTGCAGTTGGTTGCCTGCGAGCCGGTTGCGGGCCCGGTGCCGCCGCCGACCATGGTGGTCGTGCCGGCGGCAAGT contains:
- a CDS encoding GTP-binding protein, yielding MSRTHGPLRVGIGGPVGSGKTALVQALCTALRDRCEVAVITNDIYTQEDAQILTRAGALPPGRILGVETGGCPHTAIREDISINLAAVQRLEAEFPEL
- a CDS encoding urease accessory protein UreF yields the protein MTTWNARPAGATNERFILAPEALQWLQIWFSPAFPTGAFSYSHGLEWLVETAAVDDAETLFDWLEGVLRHGAARSEAVFLCTAWRQMRARDWAALEETTVFAAALQPTAERRIECLEQGDAFLAAVRTGWPHPDLDEFAKICPADIPAPIAAGIAGAVHDMPLDALTVTFLQGFAAALVSAGVRLIPLGQSDWLRILRMLEPVTRNVAAEAMEADASDVGSAALLTDIASQHHETQHARLFRS
- a CDS encoding urease accessory protein UreE — encoded protein: MLTCSEIRPAGSWDRESAADTVRLDFDRRHRRRHMLHGEAGLSFLLDLPRAATLRSGDGLVLGDGRIVVVESAAESLIEITAPDMAALIRIAWHLGNRHLPTQLLGDRLRIRFDHVIRDMVQGLGGSTQEIEAPFDPEGGAFAGGHHHHHGEHDHGHHHHDHDHP
- the ureC gene encoding urease subunit alpha codes for the protein MPYKISRAAYANMYGPTTGDRVRLADTDLFIEVERDFTRYGEEVQFGGGKTARDGMGQGQKTRAEGTADTVITNALIVDHWGIVKADIGIRDGRISGIGKSGNPDVQPDVDIIIGAGTEMIAGEGKIVTAGAIDTHIHYISPQQIEEALAAGTTTMVGGGTGPATGSQATNCTPGPWHISRMLQALDGFPMNFVVSGKGSSSSPRALAEQIEAGAGCLKIHEDWAATPATIDCCLSVADDYDVQVMLHADSLNESGFVEDTIAAMKGRTIHSFHTEGAGGGHAPDIIRLAGLPHVLPASTNPTMPFTRNTIDEHLDMVMTAHNLDPNIPEDLAFAESRIRRETIAAEDILHDMGAISIMSSDSQAMGRVGEVVLRTIQTAHKMRLQRGRLPEETGDNDNVRVKRYIAKLNINPAIAHGLSEHLGSVEVGKMADLVLWSPAFFGVKPDLTIKMGMIAMALMGDANASISTPQPVHYRPMFGAFGGAIGACAVTFVSAFAQDAGVGARLGLAKATLPVTNMRGGISKADLVHNSAVPHIEVDPETYEVRADGELLTCDPLDVVPMAQRYFLF